In Halosegnis marinus, one genomic interval encodes:
- a CDS encoding PQQ-binding-like beta-propeller repeat protein has translation MAWRADTPPKRTRFSDTPSFAYSDGTVFVHQYGVVEARDPASGALRWRVEDGPDAFGRLVVGAEAVVHRSDDTVRGYAPGDGNRRWSFAADAPVTLHPTGDRTCAYVDADDPVLVGLGGASGERWRVPVPGTVTEVLGRRGDTLYAAVADGPVVAVDTAAGSVEARIGDGTEYAVLVGDTVVVATLDGHVAGYRAATGERRWERESGARPWTTDGALVLDGGTALRRLDPATGNTVWRHDHADGRGHRVVAADDGALLAVRDGRLAEFGTDGRRRWVAPPLPGYFFDASFADGTLFVQGDGVTAAIDRSDGSLSWLFRLASGRREAEPFPFAVGPERVYAGDGERVVAIARDGPPAPAAGTPTPDTDEAVTFDATASSFDGAARYGWLVDSAPRRTDEFEATGRDFDRAFGEAGPHRVALAMVDADAPSARRGPTMVSFVGIEARAPSGTRSATPTPTPDVTTRVADGTPDATSTRTAGAATPTDGPDATATPTGSDTPPSATETGSPTGSATDTRSGTGTDEAPTAAPGQPGFGVAAFVAAGALGLARTVRRFGGR, from the coding sequence GTGGCGTGGCGCGCCGACACGCCGCCGAAGCGTACCCGGTTTTCGGATACCCCCTCGTTCGCCTACAGCGACGGCACGGTGTTCGTCCACCAGTACGGCGTCGTGGAGGCCCGCGACCCGGCGTCGGGCGCGCTCCGCTGGCGCGTCGAGGACGGCCCCGACGCGTTCGGCCGCCTCGTCGTCGGCGCGGAGGCCGTCGTCCACCGCTCGGACGACACCGTCCGCGGCTACGCGCCCGGCGACGGGAACCGGCGCTGGTCGTTCGCGGCCGACGCGCCCGTGACACTCCATCCGACCGGCGACCGAACCTGCGCGTACGTGGACGCCGACGACCCCGTGCTCGTCGGTCTCGGCGGCGCGTCGGGCGAGCGGTGGCGCGTCCCGGTCCCGGGCACCGTGACCGAGGTGCTCGGCCGCCGCGGCGACACCCTCTACGCCGCCGTCGCCGACGGCCCCGTCGTCGCCGTCGACACCGCCGCGGGGTCGGTCGAGGCCCGCATCGGCGACGGAACGGAGTACGCCGTTCTCGTCGGGGACACCGTCGTCGTCGCCACGCTGGACGGACACGTCGCCGGCTACAGGGCGGCGACCGGCGAGCGCCGGTGGGAGCGCGAGAGCGGCGCGCGCCCGTGGACGACGGACGGCGCGCTCGTGCTCGACGGCGGCACCGCGTTACGCCGCCTCGACCCGGCCACGGGTAACACGGTGTGGCGCCACGACCACGCGGACGGCCGGGGCCACAGGGTCGTCGCGGCCGACGACGGCGCGCTCCTCGCTGTCCGGGACGGTCGCCTCGCCGAGTTCGGGACGGACGGCCGACGGCGCTGGGTCGCGCCCCCGCTCCCCGGCTACTTCTTCGACGCGTCGTTCGCCGACGGGACGCTGTTCGTGCAGGGCGACGGCGTCACCGCGGCCATCGACCGCTCGGACGGCTCGCTCTCGTGGCTGTTCCGGCTCGCCAGCGGCCGCCGGGAGGCCGAGCCGTTCCCGTTCGCCGTCGGGCCGGAGCGCGTGTACGCCGGCGACGGCGAGCGCGTCGTCGCCATCGCCCGCGACGGTCCGCCCGCGCCCGCCGCAGGGACACCGACACCGGACACGGACGAGGCCGTGACCTTCGACGCGACCGCGAGCAGTTTCGACGGGGCCGCCCGCTACGGCTGGCTCGTCGATTCCGCCCCGCGGCGGACCGACGAGTTCGAGGCGACGGGCCGGGACTTCGACCGGGCGTTCGGCGAGGCCGGGCCCCACCGGGTCGCACTCGCGATGGTGGACGCCGACGCGCCGAGCGCGCGCCGCGGGCCGACGATGGTCTCGTTCGTCGGCATCGAGGCGAGGGCGCCGTCCGGAACAAGGAGCGCCACCCCGACGCCGACGCCCGACGTGACCACTCGGGTGGCCGACGGAACCCCGGACGCGACGTCCACGCGGACGGCCGGGGCCGCGACCCCCACCGACGGCCCGGACGCGACGGCGACGCCGACCGGGAGCGACACCCCACCATCGGCGACCGAGACCGGGTCGCCCACTGGGTCCGCGACCGACACCCGCAGCGGAACGGGAACCGACGAGGCACCGACCGCCGCGCCGGGACAGCCGGGGTTCGGGGTGGCCGCGTTCGTCGCCGCCGGCGCGCTCGGGCTCGCCCGGACCGTCCGGCGGTTCGGCGGTCGGTAG
- a CDS encoding M24 family metallopeptidase, translated as MDPDFSRLDAHLDDNDLDGYLIHADESDADQRYLSGFTAPDPFTTLYDGDVHVLTSSLEYGRAKREARAATVDRLADFDSRAKIEEYGGVEGQHRTLAAFLAEYGAESVAAPGDFPLGVADGLREQGVSVDADHDGVIGHIRAVKHDEEIAHMEAAQKANERSMAAAEAMLREADVADDGTLVHEGETLTSERVKEEIEVSLLRDGYALDTTIVACGADAADPHDRGSGPLRANESIIIDIFPRSKETGYYADMTRTFVKGEPNDTVREWYDVTQEAKEAALDALEAGVSGSEVHDAVCDVYADAGWPTLRDDPNTETGFIHTTGHGVGLDIHEYPRVSTTDNTLEDGMVVTIEPGLYDPEFGGVRIEDIVVVREGGYDNYTDYEESLVL; from the coding sequence ATGGACCCCGACTTCTCGCGGCTGGACGCCCACCTCGACGACAACGACCTCGACGGCTACCTCATCCACGCCGACGAGTCCGACGCCGACCAGCGGTACCTCTCCGGCTTCACCGCCCCCGACCCGTTCACGACGCTGTACGACGGGGACGTTCACGTCCTGACGAGTTCGCTGGAGTACGGCCGCGCGAAGCGCGAGGCGCGCGCCGCGACCGTCGACCGCCTCGCCGACTTCGACTCCCGGGCCAAGATAGAGGAGTACGGCGGCGTCGAGGGACAACACCGGACGCTCGCCGCCTTCCTCGCCGAGTACGGTGCCGAGTCGGTCGCCGCGCCCGGCGACTTCCCGCTCGGGGTCGCGGACGGCCTCCGCGAGCAGGGCGTGAGCGTCGATGCCGACCACGACGGCGTCATCGGTCACATTCGCGCCGTGAAACACGACGAGGAGATAGCCCACATGGAGGCGGCACAGAAGGCCAACGAGCGGTCGATGGCCGCCGCCGAGGCGATGCTCCGCGAGGCCGACGTGGCCGACGACGGCACCCTCGTTCACGAGGGGGAGACGCTCACCAGCGAGCGCGTGAAGGAGGAGATAGAGGTCTCGCTGCTCCGCGACGGCTACGCGCTCGACACGACCATCGTCGCCTGCGGCGCCGACGCCGCCGACCCCCACGACCGCGGCTCCGGGCCGCTGCGCGCGAACGAGTCCATCATCATCGACATCTTCCCGCGCTCGAAGGAGACCGGCTACTACGCCGACATGACCCGGACGTTCGTGAAGGGCGAGCCGAACGACACCGTCCGCGAGTGGTACGACGTGACGCAGGAGGCGAAGGAAGCCGCCCTCGACGCGCTCGAAGCCGGCGTCTCCGGGAGCGAGGTTCACGACGCGGTCTGTGACGTGTACGCCGACGCCGGGTGGCCGACGCTGCGCGACGACCCGAACACGGAGACGGGCTTCATCCACACCACGGGCCACGGCGTCGGCCTCGACATCCACGAGTACCCCCGCGTCTCGACGACGGACAACACGCTGGAGGACGGCATGGTCGTCACCATCGAACCCGGCCTCTACGACCCCGAGTTCGGCGGCGTCCGCATCGAGGACATCGTCGTCGTCCGCGAGGGCGGCTACGACAACTACACCGACTACGAGGAGTCGCTCGTCCTGTAG
- a CDS encoding chorismate mutase produces the protein MADNDTDGRGTDRMTDAELDDLREEIRSIDREIVELIAQRTYVAESIAAVKREEGIPTTDEQQEAAVMDRAGENAERFDVDSNLVKAVFRLLIELNKVEQRESR, from the coding sequence ATGGCTGACAACGACACGGACGGACGGGGCACGGACCGGATGACCGACGCGGAACTGGACGACCTCCGCGAGGAGATACGCAGCATCGACCGCGAGATCGTCGAACTCATCGCCCAGCGAACCTACGTCGCGGAGTCCATCGCCGCGGTGAAGCGCGAGGAGGGCATCCCGACGACGGACGAACAACAGGAGGCCGCGGTGATGGACCGCGCCGGCGAGAACGCCGAGCGGTTCGACGTGGACTCGAACCTGGTGAAGGCCGTCTTCCGCCTGCTCATCGAACTGAACAAGGTCGAACAGCGCGAGTCGAGGTAG
- a CDS encoding DUF7508 domain-containing protein has protein sequence MPLRTGWKPLERATVGTAPDRYGVVEFGTDGTVEAVEAGVVRDVLKEALAYGSHEQVRWKAAEHRDHAERLAAEHRDRR, from the coding sequence ATGCCGCTACGAACGGGCTGGAAGCCGCTCGAACGCGCGACGGTCGGGACGGCCCCCGACCGCTACGGGGTCGTGGAGTTCGGCACGGACGGGACGGTCGAGGCGGTCGAGGCGGGCGTCGTCCGCGACGTGCTGAAGGAGGCGCTCGCGTACGGGAGCCACGAACAGGTGCGCTGGAAGGCGGCCGAACACCGCGACCACGCCGAACGGCTCGCGGCCGAGCACCGCGACCGGCGCTGA
- a CDS encoding shikimate kinase, whose translation MVGTARAPAAGTVLNALATGTGSAFAIDEDVRATVELDRTGEVTGEVAGDPDADTTLVETCVRRVVAEHGDGEGGHVRTESEVPMAGGLKSSSAAANATVLATLDALDADMPREAACLLGVEAAREAGVTVTGAFDDASASMLGGVTVTDNTTDTLLDRREVAWDVAVYVPDERAYSADADVSRCERVAPTARVVEELALDGRYGEAMTVNGFAFCAALGFDTEPMVAALPDVAGVSLSGTGPSYVAVGETDAVRAARDRWSDYEGTTWLTTTRTDGARTG comes from the coding sequence ATGGTCGGTACCGCCCGAGCGCCCGCCGCGGGCACGGTCCTCAACGCGCTCGCCACCGGCACGGGGAGCGCCTTCGCCATCGACGAGGACGTGCGCGCGACCGTCGAACTCGACCGCACGGGCGAGGTGACCGGCGAGGTTGCCGGCGACCCGGACGCGGACACGACGCTCGTCGAGACGTGCGTGCGGCGGGTCGTGGCCGAACACGGCGACGGCGAGGGCGGCCACGTCCGCACCGAGAGCGAGGTGCCGATGGCGGGGGGACTGAAGTCCTCCTCCGCGGCGGCCAACGCGACGGTACTGGCGACGCTCGACGCGCTCGACGCCGATATGCCCCGCGAGGCGGCCTGTCTGCTCGGCGTCGAGGCCGCACGTGAGGCCGGCGTGACGGTGACCGGGGCGTTCGACGACGCCAGCGCGTCGATGCTCGGCGGCGTCACCGTCACGGACAACACGACGGACACGCTGCTCGACCGCCGCGAGGTCGCGTGGGACGTGGCGGTGTACGTCCCCGACGAGCGCGCCTACTCCGCCGACGCCGACGTGTCGCGCTGCGAGCGCGTCGCCCCGACCGCGCGCGTGGTCGAGGAACTCGCGCTCGACGGCCGCTACGGCGAGGCGATGACGGTCAACGGCTTCGCCTTCTGTGCGGCGCTCGGCTTCGACACGGAGCCGATGGTCGCGGCGCTGCCCGACGTGGCCGGCGTCTCGTTGTCGGGGACGGGGCCGAGTTACGTCGCCGTCGGGGAGACGGACGCGGTGCGGGCGGCGCGCGACCGCTGGAGCGACTACGAGGGTACCACATGGCTGACAACGACACGGACGGACGGGGCACGGACCGGATGA
- a CDS encoding carbonic anhydrase, with amino-acid sequence MHETLADLLSRNADHAAAYADRFDDLQDGQAPDAVTVCCSDSRVLQDAMWGNDEPGRLFSVGNIGNRVVQRTDEGEVVSGDVLYPVAHTGTDLAVVVGHSGCGAVTATYDALTGGLSDAPGIEHCVSLLRPGLKPGVEALPDDRSREDAVNDLVEYNVDRQVEHLRDSDDVPDDVTVAGVVYDFADAYPGERGEVHLVNLDGERDPDALRAANPEVADRVSRRWTY; translated from the coding sequence ATGCACGAGACGCTCGCCGACCTGCTGTCGCGCAACGCCGACCACGCGGCCGCCTACGCCGACCGCTTCGACGACCTGCAGGACGGTCAGGCCCCCGACGCCGTCACCGTCTGCTGTTCGGACTCCCGGGTGCTCCAGGACGCGATGTGGGGGAACGACGAGCCGGGACGGCTGTTCTCCGTCGGCAACATCGGCAATCGCGTCGTCCAGCGCACCGACGAGGGCGAGGTCGTCTCCGGCGACGTGCTCTACCCCGTCGCCCACACCGGCACCGACCTCGCCGTCGTCGTCGGCCACTCCGGCTGTGGCGCGGTCACGGCCACCTACGACGCGCTCACCGGCGGGCTGTCGGACGCGCCGGGCATCGAACACTGCGTCTCCCTGCTCCGTCCGGGGCTGAAGCCCGGCGTCGAGGCACTCCCCGACGACCGCTCGCGCGAGGACGCGGTGAACGACCTCGTCGAGTACAACGTCGACCGGCAGGTCGAGCACCTCCGCGACAGCGACGACGTGCCCGACGACGTGACGGTCGCCGGCGTCGTGTACGACTTCGCCGACGCCTACCCCGGCGAGCGCGGCGAGGTCCACCTCGTCAACCTCGACGGCGAGCGCGACCCCGACGCGCTCCGCGCGGCGAACCCCGAAGTCGCCGACCGCGTGAGCCGCCGCTGGACGTACTGA
- a CDS encoding DUF7128 family protein: MVHETERDGATWYACDGCGMLFDVREDAESHEADCDGEEPSYIQ; encoded by the coding sequence ATGGTCCACGAGACGGAACGGGACGGGGCGACGTGGTACGCGTGCGACGGCTGCGGGATGCTGTTCGACGTGCGCGAGGACGCGGAGAGCCACGAGGCGGACTGCGACGGCGAGGAGCCGAGCTACATCCAGTAA
- the surE gene encoding 5'/3'-nucleotidase SurE encodes MDVLLTNDDGIDAEGIHALHDALSDLDGVDVTVVAPATDQSAVGRALSREVDVEPNDIGYAVHGTPTDCVVAAVGALDLDPDLVVAGCNRGANLGEYVLGRSGTVSAAVEAAFFGIPAIAVSLYVPVAEDIAFSEVRPDNGAYDEAKRATRYLVRTALDVGVFEEADYLNVNCPVPGDDPAEMTVTRPSHVYDMDAERDGDTVHITDRIWKRMSSGDITDPEGTDRRAVVEGRVSVSPLTAPHTTEHHEALDGLAAGFGDD; translated from the coding sequence ATGGACGTCCTCCTCACGAACGACGACGGTATCGACGCGGAGGGTATCCACGCCCTCCACGACGCGCTCTCCGACCTCGACGGGGTGGACGTGACCGTCGTCGCGCCCGCGACGGACCAGTCTGCCGTGGGGCGGGCCCTGAGCCGCGAGGTGGACGTGGAGCCGAACGACATCGGCTACGCGGTCCACGGGACGCCGACCGACTGCGTCGTCGCGGCCGTCGGCGCGCTCGACCTCGACCCGGACCTCGTCGTCGCCGGCTGTAACCGCGGCGCGAACCTCGGCGAGTACGTCCTCGGGCGCTCGGGCACCGTCTCGGCCGCGGTCGAGGCCGCCTTCTTCGGGATTCCCGCCATCGCCGTCTCGCTGTACGTCCCCGTCGCGGAGGACATCGCCTTCTCCGAGGTCCGCCCCGACAACGGGGCGTACGACGAGGCGAAGCGCGCGACCCGTTACCTGGTTCGGACCGCCCTCGACGTCGGCGTCTTCGAGGAGGCCGACTACCTCAACGTGAACTGCCCGGTCCCGGGCGACGACCCCGCGGAGATGACCGTCACCCGCCCGAGCCACGTCTACGACATGGACGCCGAGCGCGACGGCGACACCGTCCACATCACGGACCGCATCTGGAAGCGGATGTCGTCGGGCGACATCACCGACCCCGAGGGGACCGACCGCCGCGCCGTCGTCGAGGGGCGCGTCTCCGTCTCGCCGCTCACCGCCCCCCACACGACGGAACACCACGAGGCCCTCGACGGCCTCGCGGCCGGCTTCGGCGACGACTGA
- a CDS encoding LysE family translocator, giving the protein MLCVRRTLAKGRLSGFVSGLGAASADAVYGAIAGFGLTALSSLLLDYRTGIRLGGGLLLVYLGIRSFRAEPAETAAVAPDVRGLAGDYGSTFLLTVTNPVTVVAFVGVFTGLGVGVSGEYADAAVLVAGVFLGSALWWLVLSAGVSRFRSRFTRPVMRRVNRLAGAVVVAFGLLAIRSAL; this is encoded by the coding sequence GTGCTGTGCGTTCGGCGAACGCTCGCTAAGGGTCGGCTCTCGGGGTTCGTCAGCGGGCTCGGCGCCGCGTCCGCGGACGCCGTGTACGGGGCCATCGCGGGGTTCGGCCTCACGGCGCTGTCGTCGCTCCTGCTCGACTACCGGACGGGCATCCGGCTCGGCGGCGGACTCCTCCTGGTGTACCTCGGTATCCGGTCGTTCCGCGCCGAGCCGGCCGAGACGGCAGCGGTCGCCCCGGACGTGCGGGGGCTCGCCGGCGACTACGGCTCGACGTTCCTGTTGACGGTAACCAACCCGGTGACCGTCGTCGCCTTCGTCGGCGTCTTCACCGGCCTGGGCGTCGGCGTCTCGGGGGAGTACGCCGACGCCGCCGTGTTGGTCGCCGGCGTCTTCCTCGGCTCTGCGCTCTGGTGGCTCGTCCTGAGTGCCGGCGTGAGCCGCTTCCGTTCACGCTTCACGCGCCCGGTCATGCGGCGCGTGAACCGACTGGCGGGGGCGGTCGTCGTCGCGTTCGGCCTCCTCGCTATCCGGAGCGCACTCTAG
- a CDS encoding prephenate dehydrogenase/arogenate dehydrogenase family protein — protein MRVLVVGAGTMGRWLAAELAGDHAVAFADADADRAADAASSLDCGTDDGDRYDLLALAVPMSAVGAAARDYAGRADAVLDVTGEMRDTLAALRESFPDAERVSTHPLFAPGNAPGTVAVVTDAPGERTEAALDALAAAGNDLFETTAAEHDRAMETVQAKTHAAVLAFALAGEEVPQPFHTPVSGPLSDLADAVVSGDPRVYAEIQARFDGAERVAEAAERLAEADPEAFADLFAEARE, from the coding sequence ATGAGAGTACTCGTCGTCGGCGCCGGGACGATGGGCCGCTGGCTGGCGGCCGAACTCGCCGGCGACCACGCCGTCGCGTTCGCGGACGCCGACGCCGACCGGGCGGCCGACGCGGCGTCGAGCCTCGACTGCGGGACGGACGACGGCGACCGCTACGACCTGCTCGCGCTCGCGGTCCCCATGTCCGCCGTCGGCGCGGCCGCACGCGACTACGCCGGCCGCGCGGACGCCGTTCTCGACGTGACCGGCGAGATGCGCGACACGCTCGCGGCGCTCCGTGAGTCGTTTCCCGACGCGGAGCGCGTCTCGACGCACCCGCTGTTCGCGCCGGGGAACGCGCCCGGCACCGTCGCCGTCGTGACGGACGCGCCGGGCGAACGGACCGAGGCCGCCCTGGACGCGCTCGCGGCCGCCGGCAACGACCTCTTCGAGACGACCGCCGCCGAACACGACCGGGCGATGGAGACGGTGCAGGCGAAGACCCACGCCGCCGTCCTCGCGTTCGCGCTCGCGGGCGAGGAGGTGCCGCAACCGTTCCACACGCCCGTGTCGGGCCCGCTCTCCGACCTCGCCGACGCGGTCGTCTCGGGCGACCCGCGCGTCTACGCCGAGATACAGGCCCGGTTCGACGGCGCCGAGCGGGTGGCCGAAGCCGCCGAGCGACTCGCCGAGGCCGACCCGGAGGCGTTCGCCGACCTGTTCGCGGAGGCGCGCGAATGA
- a CDS encoding small ribosomal subunit Rsm22 family protein: MNADQRGAVLDNARYLREVRPVDPDEIHEYVEGRPHPAVVRQVLREESVALGLRETAEGTFVPVEEGPLSVEFDGVERFPHEYTLRVEDLLVSEYGAGWPTGESGDALRAVLRDVKADYFAGDTVEYDRETALAYACYHLPDNYAVVQYTLARLARRGLLPKRLRVLDVGAGVGGPMLGVHDLVPDDCAVEYHAVEPSAAADVFEAMAGETRAGFRTELHRETAEAFDPDGQFDVVLFANVLSELADPDATAERYMDAVAPDGSFVGIAPADREAAIGLRETERHLEGAGYGVWGPQVRLWPGFRPEDRGWSFDVRPDMEVPPFQRELDDAADGSGEFRNVDVQYAFSVVRHDDARMVTLEPDASRFAKFARSEDHVSKRVDCLCLKLSANLADGGNPLFKVSDGSERADHYAVMTRESLLNDDLLAAGYGDPLVFENVLLLWNDDEESYNLVVDGETVVDRVVA, translated from the coding sequence ATGAACGCCGACCAGCGCGGCGCCGTTCTCGACAACGCCCGCTACCTGCGCGAGGTACGCCCCGTCGACCCGGACGAGATACACGAGTACGTCGAGGGACGGCCGCACCCGGCCGTCGTCCGCCAGGTGCTCCGCGAGGAGTCGGTGGCGCTCGGCCTGCGCGAGACGGCGGAGGGGACCTTCGTTCCCGTCGAGGAGGGGCCGCTGTCGGTCGAGTTCGACGGCGTGGAGCGGTTCCCCCACGAGTACACGCTTCGGGTGGAGGACCTGCTCGTCTCGGAGTACGGCGCGGGGTGGCCGACGGGAGAGAGCGGCGACGCGCTCCGGGCGGTGTTACGCGACGTGAAGGCGGACTACTTCGCCGGCGACACGGTCGAGTACGACCGCGAGACGGCGCTGGCGTACGCCTGCTACCACCTCCCCGACAACTACGCCGTCGTCCAGTACACGCTCGCGCGGCTGGCGCGACGGGGCCTCCTGCCCAAGCGCCTGCGCGTGCTGGACGTGGGCGCGGGCGTCGGCGGCCCGATGCTCGGGGTCCACGACCTCGTCCCGGACGACTGCGCCGTGGAGTACCACGCGGTCGAGCCGTCCGCCGCCGCCGACGTGTTCGAGGCGATGGCTGGCGAGACGCGCGCGGGCTTCCGCACGGAACTCCACCGCGAGACGGCCGAGGCGTTCGACCCCGACGGACAGTTCGACGTGGTACTGTTCGCCAACGTCCTCTCCGAACTCGCCGACCCGGACGCGACAGCCGAGCGGTACATGGACGCCGTCGCCCCCGACGGCTCGTTCGTCGGCATCGCGCCCGCCGACCGCGAGGCGGCCATCGGTCTCCGGGAAACGGAGCGTCACCTCGAAGGCGCCGGCTACGGCGTCTGGGGCCCGCAGGTGCGGCTGTGGCCCGGCTTCCGGCCCGAGGACCGCGGCTGGAGCTTCGACGTCCGCCCCGACATGGAGGTGCCGCCGTTCCAGCGGGAACTCGACGACGCGGCGGACGGGAGCGGGGAGTTCCGCAACGTGGACGTGCAGTACGCCTTCTCCGTCGTGCGTCACGACGACGCGCGGATGGTCACCCTGGAGCCGGACGCCTCCCGGTTCGCGAAGTTCGCGCGCAGCGAGGACCACGTCTCGAAGCGGGTGGACTGTCTGTGTCTGAAGCTCTCGGCGAACCTCGCGGACGGCGGGAACCCCCTGTTCAAGGTGAGCGACGGCTCCGAGCGCGCCGACCACTACGCCGTGATGACGCGCGAGTCCCTGCTCAACGACGACCTGCTCGCGGCGGGGTACGGCGACCCGCTCGTGTTCGAGAACGTCCTGCTGCTGTGGAACGACGACGAGGAGTCGTACAACCTCGTCGTGGACGGCGAGACGGTCGTGGACCGCGTCGTCGCCTGA
- a CDS encoding DUF5796 family protein — MDLRHDIAPDTLGISLEPEGVEVTYADGRSVFYHGVPTRAEGSVVSGPGKDVHVLVTDPTEEEGVMVYVNDRTTDDEILESSGVGRVIVDRDDTESIFPGVEATNAGYRIEIEADPETARGRVFVFVEDELGEQSYEILGEDGEREEEED; from the coding sequence ATGGACCTGCGACACGACATCGCCCCGGACACCCTCGGTATCTCGCTGGAACCCGAGGGCGTCGAGGTGACCTACGCCGACGGGCGGAGCGTCTTCTACCACGGCGTGCCGACCCGTGCCGAGGGAAGCGTCGTCTCCGGGCCGGGCAAGGACGTCCACGTCCTCGTCACCGACCCCACGGAGGAGGAGGGCGTGATGGTGTACGTGAACGACCGGACGACCGACGACGAGATACTGGAGTCGTCGGGCGTGGGCCGCGTCATCGTGGACCGCGACGACACGGAGTCCATCTTCCCGGGCGTCGAGGCGACGAACGCGGGCTACCGCATCGAGATCGAGGCCGACCCCGAGACCGCCCGGGGCCGCGTCTTCGTCTTCGTCGAGGACGAACTCGGCGAGCAGAGCTACGAGATACTCGGCGAGGACGGGGAGCGCGAAGAGGAGGAGGACTGA